GACCCTAAGTTAAGGGGTAGCTTTAGGGCCTAGACAACTAATAAAGAATTGAATGAATTCATCCCCCCTGGGCTGTCTATCCACTGGTCCAGCCTGCCTGGACCTCAGGGACACATGTTGCCACAGAGACACAAGGGCTTGGGGACTGGACAGGCTCTTGGCAGGGCAGGGATTCAGCTTTCCCAGTGTTCCCGGATGATGCTGAGACACAGAGCATAGCACCAGGCTATGGCCAGCTGCAGACAACCTGGGGAAGAGAGCTTAGCCTCCTCCTGGGGCCAGATGCTCCTGCTCCCCCGTCCCTGGTGTTTGGACACCCAGTGCCCTCCTGCGGCTCAGGACAGACCTTCACCATCACAGTGGGTCAGCCCCACCCCTGTAATATCAACAATAACCATTTATGGAGAGCCCAGAACACATCAGGCATCCTGCTGGGCATTTTATATATTGTCTGGTTGTATCCTCAATAATTCCATGAGCAGGCGAATTAgctccatttgacagatgaggaaattgaggaagATGGAGTTCAGTAATGCACCCAACATGACACAGCTAATTAAGTGAATTCAGGTCTGTCTGACCCCAAAGCTTACACTCTTTATCACATTCTATGGCCTCACCCCCCTGTTCCAACCCCCATATGGAAACTGGCCAATTCCAATATGCCCTCAGATGCAGTCCACCCCAGGGAAGCAACCCCATGTACTGGCTCACATTTGTGGCTAAGGCAGGCTTAACTACAGGGCGGCTCCAAAGGTGGAGCTTTCAGGCTGTGGGGCAGTCCCTGGAGAGCCATTTCTGGACTGCAAAGGCTCCACCAAGCCCCAGAGTAGGCTTCCTGCCCAGCTAGTCAGGTTGGCTCAACCATGTGGACACTCCTGGGGCCACATGACTGGAGTCTTGTGACAGCACAGGGATCCAGGGGAGCTTTCCTCATAGCTTGTGGCCGTTTGGAAGGTTCCTTGGGGTGCAAAGAGACAAGTGTCCTCCATAGTCACAAGGCTCCCTGTCTACCCATGCCCTGTGGCTGCCCTTTACTGGACAGGACGGTTGGGCTTTCCCAAAGGGCATGGCAGATGGCAGGATTGGGTCACTTCCCACCACTCTGATCTAGGCAGCCCCTCCTCTGGGCCTGGGTAGGGAGATTAATTTGGGGACTGGATAAAAGAGGGTGAAGGACTAGCATCAAAATCCTTCAGAATCCCCAACCAGGGAAGTTTAGAAATCAAGGACAAACAGACTGCCAGAAGGAAGCTGGCTCTGGGGAAGATTTATTTGTTCTGCAGTGAGAGATGTCAGGACACAGGCAGAGCCCTCCCACAGCCTGCGTCTGTCcaggggacagggcagggcagcTCAGATGCCAGGCTGGATGAGTGGACAAGGCAATGGCAGCCAGTGAGGCCAGCCTGCAAGGTGAGCGAGCCGTGAGCCAGCACCTGCCACAGGGCACTCACACGATGCCATCAAAGCCCTGCAGGCCGCACTTCTTGCCAGCCACCTGGCAGCCAAACCTCAAGGCCTCCTGCATGCTCTTCCCTGGAGGGAGGGACAAGTAGCTGGGTCAGCCTGGTCTTCTGGGCCCAGCCCTGTGCCTCCTGCTGGCATACTTACCCTGGGACAGGCTGAAGATGACCGAGGCATTGAAGGTATCTCCGGCACCCAGAGTGTCCACCACCCGGGGTGGTGGGAAGGCATCCGAGTGGACCAGCCGTCCTTCAGGGCCCAGGGCATCAGCGCCCTCCTCAGCCCAGGCACAGATAAGCACAGCCCTGCAAGCCCTCCACTCAGCTGGACCTTAGCCACCCCTGGCACCCAGCCTCATCTCCCCCCAGGGCAGGGGCCTGGAGTGCGGGCTCACTCACTCCGTGCACCTAAGGCCTCCTCCTGGCTGCCCTCAGCTCACCCTTTCCTCACACGACTGTACAAGCCCCTCAGGGCCTCCACCGCTGACTGGAACCCAAAGTGCTTGGCCACATCTTTGCTGACAAACACCTGAGGGCAGTGGAAGGGAGGCTGACTGAGTCCCAGGTCAGTCACTCACTACCAGCAAGCAGCCTAACATTGCCCCCCATAGAGCACCTCTCTTCCAACAGGGCCACCTAAATCCCCAACATAGCATCTCGATGTCCCACAGGAGCACGTGTTCATACTTGCTCAAGACATGCTGGAATACAGCCCCATCAATTGCGACACAAAAACCCCGGCCTATTTTTTCTAAGCTCAATGAATTTCCTTGCAATTGAAAACCCAAAGCGAGCCTTGAGCGCCCTCTTGGGGTGAGAGCTTCCTCTTCCGAGTTAAATGTGGCTCGCCGGGTTtgggtttggttttggtttgttttcctcAAGATCCTATCTTTAGGTCAAGATCCTATCTTTAACACAAATGGGCAGGGGTTCTAGAGCTTCCTCAACACCGCTTTAACACAACACCTCGACACAACAGCAGCACTTCTGTAATAGAGTCGCCAGTTTTGTTAAAGAGCACTTCCACCCAGCACTTCtaccaagcaaacaaaaaccagGGGTGGGGCTCAGGCATCCATATCCTTTTAAGTGCTGCCAATGTTGAGGCTCAACCAGCTTTGGCTGTGACAGTTGGCTCATCACCCAGATTTCATGTACATCCCAGCCCTGCCCAAATTTACCTTGTGCAAGTCCCTTTGCCATTCTACTTCAACCCTAGTGGCTCCCACGGGCCACCCACCCCAGACGTGAGGACACCTCACAGAGCAGTCCCATCCCTCGTTTCGCAGAGGGGAAGCCAGGGAGAAGGTGCTTTCAGGTAAGTGTGCATGTGGCTGGCTGGCTCGGCCCTGTCCAACCTCGCTGGCTATTTTCATCCCTGTGCACCCGCTGGGGTGGAGAAATTCAACTCCTTGGCCACTGCTGAGTCCTGCACCAGAGTCCAAAGCTGGGGGTCTGCCTCTTTGCCCCCCCTCCTGCCACACCACCGCACCACCACTCCACAAGTCACCGTTCTGGATCTGGTAGGCGGGACAAAGGAATGCTGGGGCTccttttaagaatgaaattagCTGGATATGGCAAGGGAAAGCTACGTGGGATGCTCACCACATCTCCGTAGCCAAACAGCTGAAACAGCTCCTCTCTGGGCTTCTCCACCTCCACCGACACCTGGATCTTCTGCTCTGGAGACTGCCTGGCATTGTGCTCTTCTATCCGCTGCAGCATCTTCACCTGCTCTGATGCGTTCCGGCCCTGAGGCAGGACAGGGCAGCTCAGGACCAGCTGGGCAGTGCCCAAATGATCGGCTCCTTCTTCACTCCCTGTTGGAAATCTGTGTGAAGGGGGAGAGGGGCCGGGGAAGGCTGGCCTGGAGCCCTCTCCCCTAAGTCTCAAAATTCTAGAGCTGTCAGGGAACCTTAGAGACCCTATCGACAAGccctcccatttcacagatgaggaaactaaagacTAAAGAACTATTTACTGCAGGCTCCTAAGAACCTACAATAAATTAATCAACAAGGCTAGGATTAGAACTCAGGACTTCTTGGGCTTTTTCCCACTTTCCTTGGAATGAAGATTCTACTTCCCTTTATTTGGGAGCTGGGCCAGGCCCTCTCACGCCTGCCTCCCCAGAGATAATGGGTTAGGCTCGTGACAGAGGCCAAGTCTGGAGGAGATGGGGCCACATGTAACACAGAAAACACAAAGGACCTCTGATGCCTACAGcttgctatgtgaccttgagtaagCCACCCAGTATtcctgggccttagtttcctacCTGAAAACATAAAGAAGGATGGGAAGGGGATGCATGGGTTGTATTCATCTATCTTTAAGGTACTTTATGGTTCAAAGCAACCAAGGAGGAGCTGAATAGGTAGAGGGGCTAGCAAGTTGAGTCCCTTGAAACACAGAAAGGGCAGGGCTTGCCTCAATGTGGATCCACTTGAACCGGGTCAGATCGACTTTATCAAAATCCGTAGCAGACACATCTGGCAGGTTCCTAAGTCATGACAGAAAGGACAGAAGAAGGGGCATGGTGAGGGCAGGCAGGGCAAGATTTCTAATTGGCTACTGGGGCCCCTATGCCTGGTACTGCCTGCAGCATGGTGAGAAGCTGGATCTACAGCACGGATTTCTGAGGTTCAGCTCCAGGATAGGCCCTGTCCCAGGCTAAACTCCTGATCACTCCTTGCCCCACTCAACTCCATCCAGACAGGGAACTGGAGGCAGTTTGCTTGAGTGCCACTTCCTGTGTTTGTGATATTATCTGAGGGCAAATTCAACCACAGCATGTGTCAAGGGGCCAGTTCTGTATCTATGCCTTGGAGACCACATGTCCCCAAATGCACAGAGCACCAAGGACTACAATCCCCAGAACCCCCCTTGCCAACAGTACACACCTCCCAGCATGCAGTGGCCTGGGAAACTACAAAGACTGTGGGTGCCCTAGCTCTGGTCCACTCACTCCTGGCACCCCAGTGGTTACAGCTCTGCCCTCCTGAGTTTGGCCGCTTCATGTTGCAATCTTGAGGTCAAGGTTGGTGCTTGAGGATGAGTTTATGTTTGGCTGACTTAGGTGTGGAGACCCAAAAAGGGTCCACCTTGACCCTTATTGGCCGAGACCTACACCCAGCCGATATCCTCCCCTCTGTGTCCTGGAGCCGAATCTTTCGTCCATTTAACTAGCTGCGTGACCTGGGCCTTTCCAAGACTGCTTCCCCATAGGTCAGTGGGGCCGAACCTCCTCAGCCGGCTGCAGTTGGAGGTGATGTGTGCAGATATGCCTGGACTGAGGCCAGCAGGCAACAAGCATTCCTCCTCCAaactcccttccctcccttcctgtgaATAGTCACATTGTGTTCTCGATCAAAGTTGCTACAGATTGTTGCCTAATGGGTAGATGATTAGGATTGCCTGATGTGTCGCCACTAGCAGATGTGCCCACCCGCTCATTTGTTGGGGCACATGAAGTCCAGGGACCACTGGCCATAAAGTTTTTCCTAGGATgactgccccctcctccccaggtccAGGAGCAGCAGAGCAGCTGGGCTCGGGCCATTTCAGCCCTAACAAAGTACCTGGCATACACTAGGTTCTCAGGAAACTAAACTTCTGAGATTCTCCAGGAGAGCATCTGGAAGAGCTGAGAAGGGTCTGGACCAGCAAGGTCTCTACCTCATAGCTTGGGACCCTAAAGGGAGGCTCCTCCCCAGGTTAGTATAATATATCAGATGGCCCCAATCTGCCAGACCAgtgttccccttctctctccttcagcAATGGCTGTGAGTGGCGTGCAGCATTTGGTCTGGGAGGTTCATCTTTTTTGAACACCCAAACCCCCAACTCCTTGGTGCCACACTGCAGGCTAGCAACTCTGGGGCTGACCCTGGAAATCCCAGTGGGCCCCCTTTAGGGCTTAAGATGCTTTGAATCACATCTCTCATCCCTCTGACCTCAGAACAATTCCCCCATAGCCACCCCCATGCTGCTGATTGACTAATTATGACAGAATTACATCATGAATTACATTGTGCCTGGGCCTGCCTGCCAGTCCTTGGTGTTGACCAAAGCCAGGCAGAGCAAAGCCCGTCTCTTCCCACCTCTCTTCTCCAGTaattgaaaacaattaaaaatcaatgaacaGGGACAATTTCTAGTATAAAGGGAGAGGTCACTCTGTGGGCAGTGCGGACAGCTAGGATGCCCATGGTGACGAGTGAGGGGACTGATTGGTGGGTTGGGTTGTGGCAGGGGGAGGCCAGGGGGCCTTACGTGTCATACAGCAAAATGGTGCGGGAGCCATTGGAGTTGTTGATGATGCAGGAAGAGCATGGGGTCTCCCCCCTGCTCTGCCAGGCCACCTGAGACACGTCCACGCCCCGCTGCCTGAAGTCAGCCACCAGGAAGCTTGGGGTTTTTTCCGAACCAAGGCAAGGCAAGGAGACAAAGATTAGAGCCTACAGGTGGCCTGGGCCTCCCACAGGGGTGGGGAGGCGTCTGAGCATCAGGGCCTCTGAAAGAAGGATCCTGTTCTGGAAGTTTAGTGATGGCAGTGGCGGCAGCTGGCAAGGTGCAGACAGGTGTACAAACCTATAGGCGTGGAGGATGGTACGGCTACCGGTGGCCTCGCTGATGACGACTGTGGAGATGGGAATGGAGCCCGTGGTCTGAAAGACCGTGTAGCGTAGGTCCACGGAGTAGTGGCGGAGGTCATCCAGAACAAAACTGCCGGGGTGGAGTGACCCGGGGGAGCCGCAGTATGACAAGAGTTTGGGGACTGGAGGATATGTGGCAGGGCCCCTGGGAACCTGGCTGCAAGCAGGAGAAGCCAGGAGGGAACTGAAAATCACCGTGCTGACAGGCTGTACAAGGCGCAGGAGAGGCAGGGGTGCATAGCCTGGATTCAGTGAGAAAAACACTAATGGACATTCTTTTATGTCCTGACTGAAGCAGACTCCCAACCCTGCCCCTAGCCTTGAGTCTGACTCAAGCTAGAAAGGATTTGCTCAAGTTCATAAAGCTGGACAGGGTAGACCTGGGGCGTAGCACATGTACCCTGTTTGAACCAAGCAGGCAAGGGCACTGTGGCCCATTTCATGCAAAGCCCAGGcagaattaataattaattaccAGAGGACACTTTGCCCCCCAGCTGCCCTCTGCATGCCCATCCCCATGGTGTTCTGCTCACTGAAGTCCCTTCTGTCCTAACACAGGTCCTCTCATCCTACTGCTGCCTCCATGATGCCCGCCAGGAAGTGCTGCTGCTTGGTGAGCCTGCTCACTGCCCTGTCCTCTCGCGATGAGGTGAACCCTGCTGGGCAGTGAGCTGGCTCCCGGTGCCTGTTGCCCCTCAGCAtgggcctggcccagggctccTACCCAGAGTTCCCTCTGGTCAGAGTGCACCCAGGGCCACCCCTCAGGAAGCCTACATCAGCAGAGCAAGGTGGCCAGCCTCATCATTCCCAGCCCTCTCTAGAAATACAGTTACACCCACTAGGCCAGCCACCATCCTGTTCTTTCTCACTATGGCTGGACCCTACTTTCAGCAACACCAAAGCTGGACCACAATACAGATTTTTATAAAGGCACCAGGCTGGGACATTATTCCTTGTCTTATACCTCAAGGATCCTATAAAGAGTAGCTTTCCCAAACCATGCAAAATATGGTTTGGTTAGCTAAACCACCTTGTACACCCAtactgcctggcacatgataggtgctcaataaatgtttgttgaacacaTGGTAGAATTCAGAATGGCCCACCTATGATTGCTACCTGAAGATGGGTGCACTACCCTAAGCAAGAGCCATGGTCTTGTCTCTAGATGGGAGAAGGCAGCTGCTGAAAAGAGTTAACAAGTGACCAGCTGTTGGCTCTGCTGCCCCTCACAGGGCAGGTTCTAGCCCTCCGATGTGCTTCTTGCCAGTTCATCAAGGAAGGGAGTCTGGCTACAGTCCAGTCAGGGGGATGGACTCTGGTAGTGGTGTCCCTCAAACCAGAGTTCAAAGGACTGTGCTTCATAGgccagccccaggcagcctgccccaCTGCCTGCAGCGGGCAAAGTGTGGGCCTCACCTCCTGATAAATGCTGCTGAGTCAGCTGGCCCAGGGGCCAAAGGGCTCTTGGGTCCCTGTAGCAGCCAACCTGGAGAAAGCTCATGGCCACTCACAGGCTGCAGCCCCACAGCAGATGAGCTGGGGGGCATGGGTCTGGGCCCAGCTTTAGCATGTCACCTGAGGGTGTCCTTAGGCAGGGCCCTCTTATTGCTTCAGTGAACAACAGGCACTCGCCCTGCCCCCTCAATTGACAAAGAAACTTCAGGCCTGGACCCCAGGACCATGGATGCCGGATACCTGAGGGAGGGCAGGTACGTCATGTTTCTAACTGCCTCTGTCGCAAGCACAGCCAGGATAAGAGACTTGCGAAGGGCCAAGTCACACCCACTGCCAAGTGTCTGTTGGAAGCAAGGAAGGAGCAGGCGGGGGGTGCTGAAGCAGGCTCCAGGGAAGGATGCAGGAAATGGCTGTGGAAGGAAAGCTTCCACAGGAGCAGCGCTAACACCTGAGCAGCAGATAAGCCACACCACAGAGGGGATGCTGGTGCTCCACTCCGCCCCCTCCCACCCATTTTTGGTGGCCACCAACCATTTCTTATAGCCTGCTCCCCTCCAGGGCTGagacttccttccttctgctccccCACCGCCCCTGGACCCGTGGGCAGGCCTCCCCTGCCACTCACTGGGCAACAGGCCCCGGGGCCAGTGAGCCCATGAAGGCGCAGGGGGCTCCGAGCAGAGAGAGAACCGTGCAGGAGTTGGATGCGTTGCCTCCACGCTGCCATCTCTGGGACAAGCACCTGCAAAACACAAGGAGGGTCCCTGCAGCCCCAGCAGGTTGGCCCCAGGATAAGCAGGACCGGCCACAGACTATAAAAGTCAGGAGACCCCGACCCCCAAAAAAAGCATCCAGGCCAGCCTTCTGATTTTCTAGATGGGCAACTAAGGCTCCACGGGAGGAAGAGGTGCAGCTGGGCACCAGGTCTGTTTTTGCAGGCCAGGCTAAATTCAAGTGCACAGTGATTCATTTCTATCTTCCACCTCTTCTTAGGTCCATCACAATCAGAGCACTCCACTAACTCTGGGTCATCTCCTCAGTTACAATGACCCACTTCCCCCCAGGCAGAGCTGCTGTGCCCTCAGCCTCCTCCTCGAGAGCTAGGTAACTCCATGCGCCTCTTCCCAAACGTGTCCAGCCTACCACCTGCTTCTGTCTTGGGAGAGCCCACTTCCACAATAAGtcaaattaaaaatgcataagaCAAGAAGCAGACCTGGCCGTTGTGATCATTTAAGAAGTGGGAGGGAGTTTTTACGATGTCAAAAGTTACGAAGATCATTGGGTGAAGAGCAGTTTGTCTCCatctgttttgcttgtttgccTCCCCCTGCTTcagctttactgaaatataattgacatatcatGTTCTGAAAATGGAAGGTGCATGATGTGATGAGTTGATATACGTATGTATTGTGAAACGATAACTGcagtaaggttagttaacacctccCACACATCACagagttacctttttttttctttagtttttcttaatCTTTCCTAAAAATCTACCAAAAGTAAACTAATTCAGCATATACCTGAAAGGCTTCATTGTCATTGTCAACAACAAAAATGATGACTGACACATACATAGTCAAAGCACTTTAATGATTTCTCATTTGTGCTCTAATAATCTTGTAAGGTAAACAATGCAGGCTGTTATTTCTAGTCTTTCAATTCcaaagagaataataataattgtggccaattattattatattatagatctaatatatgcataatatatattatgattttaattatatACTATATGtgtataatagtaataatacaaTATGAGGAGCAAGTATCAAAGGACCactcagagaaataaatgaagtcaaaTTTTTAGGCTAAGACATAGTTGTTCACAAAACTTAACCCTGGAGTTCCCTCCAGCTTTGGGAAAAAAGGGTCCATGATCTAATTAAAAAGAAGGATGCTAATTTGTAAAGGGCCAAATATTTCTCAAGCTAGGAGCTTTAGAGAAATTTCCATGCATAGAAGAAAGGCAGGCCTAGTAGGGTCTGACTGCCTCATGATCACACCAATAGTTCATGACACAGCTGACATCAGAACCCAGGGATCCTGACTCCAAAACCAGGgcaatgtattttgtatttttgcaaAAAAGTAGTTAGGCCCCAGCATGTATAGCCTTAAGAAAAGAATATAcaatttcactcatgtggaaaCTCTTCAAACTCACGCCAACACCCAACCTCCTGTGCATTAGGGCTCCTCAGAGCATGAGGGTGCCTCTGAAAGGCTCCTCTCGGCTTGGGCTCTGGGAGGCAGGGCCACTCCTCAGGGGCCAGTTCCTGAGAGTTCCCAGCTGCCTGTGGGGCAGCCTGGGACAGGTGGGACTGAGATGCCGGGGAAGGACTGGGTCCCCACTGAGGCTTGGTTATCTGGGAGACACAACAGAGTCCAGAAGCTGGGCTGGGTTGGACAGGAGCATGACAGAGAGGCCCTGGGGCCAACAAACTGCCCTGCAGCGTCCCTCGGGTCTGGGGAGGGCAGACACGCCCTGAAGGGCAGGGGGCATGGAGAGCATGGGAAAGGTCTCTTTAAAGGACACCTCACTTAGTGCCACCTTCAGAGTGAGCCCATCATGGTGGGAGCTGGCAGAATCTCCTTCCTCTGGCCTTCCGAGACAGGTAAGCTCAAAGGGAACGGGACTTCAGCTCTAGCTGGAAGCAGCACTCTCAGTCCTTTCCAGACGCTCCACAGTCCTGGAGGACCTGTGGCCCCAGAATTCACACTGTTCCCCTGAGAGGAAGCCTAACTCGTCACTGTGCATGAGTGTCCTGGGGCCGGCTTGATCTTTGTGAGTGGGCTACGTCTATATAGCAACGCGTCCCATGCCCCTCCCCAACTGTCCCTGCACCCCAGCAAGGGGCTCTAACCTTTGGCAAACAAGGCAGCCCAAAGCTGAGGGTCAATTCCATGAGCTGGGCAGTAGCACAGGACAGGGAGCACAAGAGATGACAGAGGACTGGCACACTAGACTTGGAGTTAGGGACCTCGAGTTGTCATTATTTCTTGCCACTCATTAATTGTGTGGCCTTACAAAAACCATTTAATTGCTCCACatctttagtttcttcatctgtaaagagaGGTTTGGACTGATCCTTACACacctccctggggctgctgtgaggaAAGTATGTGACATGCATGTGAcagtgctgggcagagtgccGGGTCTGTCCCCTCAGTTAGCTTCATGGCTCTTGTGCTGCAGTGTCTTGCCCGGGTTCAGTCTTGAACTATCCTTTTATCCAGGTCTTGGCTGAGACAGCTGATGGCCAAGGAGCAATTCTTCTAAGTATTCTAAGCACCAGACCACACCAAGAGAAAACCATGTATTTCCTTCACAGAAATGCCTTCTTGGGATTATGGTATAATGGTGTGGTTCTTAAATATAACAACCAACAAACAACTCCTCAGCCTCTATCAGACAAGTGAGAAGGATGTTTTCCACTATGTTGTTCACTGACTTTTGAAAAAGGAATTTCTGGTAATGAAAGGCCCTTTGGAATTTAGCACCAGGGAAAAGTTCATTGTGGTACACGAAGTAGCGCTATCGATAACCCACAGCATCTCCAGATTTGCCTTCAGCAAGCCCTGAAGCTATAGTGAAGATCAAATATCACGGTTTGAAGTGTTTCTGAACAGTCTTACTGCATGTACTTcaacaaggaagaaagaaacggGTCCTTCACTTTACTAGCTGCGCGCCCTTGGATAAATCATCTCTCAGAATCTCTACTTGCTTAGGGgtaaaacagggataatgatGCCTGTCACTGTCCCAGGTCTGAAACGGAAATTAGGCAACACAATGCTATCCAAAGCCTGAGTCTTATTGCTAAAGGCCGCAATTCTTTCCCCAGGTCCACAGAAGAGGGCATAGGCACCAGCTCCCGAAGCTAGAACTCTCACTGCCTCACTGCACCGCCCCTGGCTGCACGGCCCTGCCTTCTGGGCCGCTGGACACAAATGCAGGGCTGCAGTGGCCCCTGGGGTCGCGGAGCTACCTGGGCGTCCCTACCTGCTGTCGGTGTCCTCCTCCGGGTACTTGTCCACCACATTGATGATGTCCAGCACCACTAGCCCCACGCACAAGATCTGCTTCTCTTCCATGAGGCTGCTCCCAGAGTTCTCTGCCCGCCCGGCTGTCGGGGCTCCTTGCGGGCTCTGCCTCTAATCCGGGAGGATTGTGTCCCCGTTCCTGAGGCTGCCCTagctcctccccactccccagcgTCCCGAGCTCCTCCTACAGTGAGCTTTCCGCAGCGCCGAGGGGAGCAATGGGGTGCAGGGAACGCAGCGGGGCCCTTGCTCCCCGCGCCCACTGACCCAAGCGGGCCTAGTAGCGCACACCTCGAGGTCTTGGTCCTTGGCCTCCCCTTAGCATGTTGTGTGGCCCAACAGATGGCAACGCCTCCCACTtcgctgcctcagtttcctcacttagaCAAATTCGGAGCTAATGCAATTTTCTCTAAAGCGCAGCTAAGCAATCTGAATGCAAAGGGAAAGTGCAGAAGAAATGCGCCCCTTGACCCGCCCTCTCCTGCACGGGTGGCTCCCACTCCAGACCGTATATCGGCGGAGTTGAGCTGGTTTTTGCTGCAGCACCCTGACCCCCGCAGTCCAAGCCTTTGCCCGCGCTGTCGCCGCCTCTCCGCCAGTCCCCCAGGCCCGCCCTGTCCGAGACGGTGCAGCCCGGGCCCGCACAGTGCGAGGCGTGGTCACGTGACGGGAGACGGCGTCTCGCGGCGCAGCAGCCTCAGCAAACAGCGCCCCCTGGCGGACACGGGCGTAACCAAGAGCAGAGCCCCAGGACTCTGCGGCTGGTCCTCCTTGTGACCCGCGCGTCCAGGGCGCGAGCAGGCAGAGCCACTCCAGCAGGAGGGAGTGAGCCGGGTCCGTAACCCTGggctctcccctccccatcccctgtgTACGCCTCTACTCCTGAACACATACTGGATCAGacggtttgttttgttttgttttttttagaaaaaccaAGTGTCTTTATTCCTGAATAGTTTAGTATGGCGATGGGGGCTTGGGCCTCCTCAGGAGGGCCCTGGAGCCCAGGAAATCGGCCTAGAGGCCAGCTGGGGTAGCAAAGGGTACGAGGATCGGTTCCTCCACAGTCTGGGTCCTGCAGGGGACGGCGATCGGGTCAAAAGTCTGGAGGAGGTGACTCCAGAGTCCCTGAACTGGAGCGCTCCGGCCGTGAGGAGGAGACCGTCCCGGACGCCTGTGCTTCGGTAGGTTCCGAGATGGCTGTCCCAGGgctggggagccaagatggcgccCGGTACCAGGCGGCGTCCCCCAGAAGCCCACCGCCCCCGCTTACTCTTTGGCCGGCGTAGACACTTCGGGCCGGTCATCGCAGCCTCTTGTCTACACCTGTTCTAGCTCCAAGTCCCCATAGAGCAGGGCTCCACTGAAGATGGTGAGCGGCTCCTCCGAGTGCGCCAGCTGTCCCATGACCAGGTCAATGCAG
This genomic interval from Manis javanica isolate MJ-LG chromosome 1, MJ_LKY, whole genome shotgun sequence contains the following:
- the KHK gene encoding ketohexokinase isoform X4, with product MLRGGQGPRPREAEPARSPDSRAGRELWEQPHGREADLVRGASGAGHHQCGGQVPGGGHRQQVLVPEMAAWRQRIQLLHGSLSARSPLRLHGLTGPGACCPVSGRGGLPTGPGAVGEQKEGSLSPGGEQAIRNGYAPLPLLRLVQPVSTVIFSSLLASPACSQVPRGPATYPPVPKLLSYCGSPGSLHPGSFVLDDLRHYSVDLRYTVFQTTGSIPISTVVISEATGSRTILHAYSFLVADFRQRGVDVSQVAWQSRGETPCSSCIINNSNGSRTILLYDTNLPDVSATDFDKVDLTRFKWIHIEGRNASEQVKMLQRIEEHNARQSPEQKIQVSVEVEKPREELFQLFGYGDVVFVSKDVAKHFGFQSAVEALRGLYSRVRKGAVLICAWAEEGADALGPEGRLVHSDAFPPPRVVDTLGAGDTFNASVIFSLSQGKSMQEALRFGCQVAGKKCGLQGFDGIV
- the KHK gene encoding ketohexokinase isoform X10 produces the protein MWWTSTRRRTPTAGACPRDGSVEATHPTPARFSLCSEPPAPSWAHWPRGLLPSYAPLPLLRLVQPVSTVIFSSLLASPACSQVPRGPATYPPVPKLLSYCGSPGSLHPGSFVLDDLRHYSVDLRYTVFQTTGSIPISTVVISEATGSRTILHAYSFLVADFRQRGVDVSQVAWQSRGETPCSSCIINNSNGSRTILLYDTNLPDVSATDFDKVDLTRFKWIHIEGRNASEQVKMLQRIEEHNARQSPEQKIQVSVEVEKPREELFQLFGYGDVVFVSKDVAKHFGFQSAVEALRGLYSRVRKGAVLICAWAEEGADALGPEGRLVHSDAFPPPRVVDTLGAGDTFNASVIFSLSQGKSMQEALRFGCQVAGKKCGLQGFDGIV
- the KHK gene encoding ketohexokinase isoform X1, which encodes MEEKQILCVGLVVLDIINVVDKYPEEDTDSRCLSQRWQRGGNASNSCTVLSLLGAPCAFMGSLAPGPVAHQVPRGPATYPPVPKLLSYCGSPGSLHPGSFVLDDLRHYSVDLRYTVFQTTGSIPISTVVISEATGSRTILHAYSFLVADFRQRGVDVSQVAWQSRGETPCSSCIINNSNGSRTILLYDTNLPDVSATDFDKVDLTRFKWIHIEGRNASEQVKMLQRIEEHNARQSPEQKIQVSVEVEKPREELFQLFGYGDVVFVSKDVAKHFGFQSAVEALRGLYSRVRKGAVLICAWAEEGADALGPEGRLVHSDAFPPPRVVDTLGAGDTFNASVIFSLSQGKSMQEALRFGCQVAGKKCGLQGFDGIV
- the KHK gene encoding ketohexokinase isoform X9, translating into MWWTSTRRRTPTAGACPRDGSVEATHPTPARFSLCSEPPAPSWAHWPRGLLPSEWQGRPAHGSRGGGGAEGRKSQPWRGAGYKKCQVPRGPATYPPVPKLLSYCGSPGSLHPGSFVLDDLRHYSVDLRYTVFQTTGSIPISTVVISEATGSRTILHAYSFLVADFRQRGVDVSQVAWQSRGETPCSSCIINNSNGSRTILLYDTNLPDVSATDFDKVDLTRFKWIHIEGRNASEQVKMLQRIEEHNARQSPEQKIQVSVEVEKPREELFQLFGYGDVVFVSKDVAKHFGFQSAVEALRGLYSRVRKGAVLICAWAEEGADALGPEGRLVHSDAFPPPRVVDTLGAGDTFNASVIFSLSQGKSMQEALRFGCQVAGKKCGLQGFDGIV
- the KHK gene encoding ketohexokinase isoform X8, whose translation is MEEKQILCVGLVVLDIINVVDKYPEEDTDSRCLSQRWQRGGNASNSCTVLSLLGAPCAFMGSLAPGPVAQNLPDVSATDFDKVDLTRFKWIHIEGRNASEQVKMLQRIEEHNARQSPEQKIQVSVEVEKPREELFQLFGYGDVVFVSKDVAKHFGFQSAVEALRGLYSRVRKGAVLICAWAEEGADALGPEGRLVHSDAFPPPRVVDTLGAGDTFNASVIFSLSQGKSMQEALRFGCQVAGKKCGLQGFDGIV
- the KHK gene encoding ketohexokinase isoform X11; this translates as MWWTSTRRRTPTAGACPRDGSVEATHPTPARFSLCSEPPAPSWAHWPRGLLPSEWQGRPAHGSRGGGGAEGRKSQPWRGAGYKKCFVLDDLRHYSVDLRYTVFQTTGSIPISTVVISEATGSRTILHAYSFLVADFRQRGVDVSQVAWQSRGETPCSSCIINNSNGSRTILLYDTNLPDVSATDFDKVDLTRFKWIHIEGRNASEQVKMLQRIEEHNARQSPEQKIQVSVEVEKPREELFQLFGYGDVVFVSKDVAKHFGFQSAVEALRGLYSRVRKGAVLICAWAEEGADALGPEGRLVHSDAFPPPRVVDTLGAGDTFNASVIFSLSQGKSMQEALRFGCQVAGKKCGLQGFDGIV